Part of the Tolypothrix sp. PCC 7910 genome, CAAGAGGTGAATTCTCGACACTATTAGGGTTAGGTTTGCCGGAATAAAGGAATTTTTCGACGTATTTGCCGAGAATATCTCCTTCGAGATTCACTAAACTGCCAGGGACTAAATAGCGAAGATTGGTTTCGGCGTAGGTGAGAGGTATGACCGCCACGGTGAACTGAGAGAGTTCTGGTTCGTATGCGGCAACTGTGAGGCTAATTCCATTCACGGCAATACTACCCTTGGGCACAATGTACCGCGCGATCGCCTCAGATGCAATAAAGGTCATTTCCCAAGAAGTCGCTGTTTGTTCTGCTATCACCAACCGACCTGTACCGTCTACATGACCCATGACAAAATGACCGCC contains:
- a CDS encoding riboflavin synthase; this encodes MFTGLIQALGTMKPLGGDSWQITCVSQSSDLIMQDIAYGDSIAVDGVCLTVEEILKDGFIATASPETLRRTTLGSEDTPQKYVNLEASLRVGSKVGGHFVMGHVDGTGRLVIAEQTATSWEMTFIASEAIARYIVPKGSIAVNGISLTVAAYEPELSQFTVAVIPLTYAETNLRYLVPGSLVNLEGDILGKYVEKFLYSGKPNPNSVENSPLDSITPAFLAEHGYL